The following coding sequences are from one Saprospiraceae bacterium window:
- a CDS encoding alpha/beta fold hydrolase, which produces MKNLILLHGALATAEQLQELASLLQENFKVYIYEFEGHGKNSDSTNPFQIENMAEALESFCRLNDLDNTYIFGYSMGGYVALYHNICYPQRTQKIVCLATKFDWNPESAQKEANILTAQNILDNFPGFANLLQQRHGAHWESVLEKTANMMTSLGDKPILDKNNLIKISATCLLLLGDKDHMVSKEETMLAAEAIPNCNFITLENTIHPMEKVDSKKLLTILIQFLQS; this is translated from the coding sequence ATGAAAAACCTTATCCTCTTACATGGAGCACTTGCTACAGCAGAACAACTCCAGGAACTTGCAAGCCTGTTACAAGAAAATTTCAAGGTATATATTTACGAATTCGAAGGCCATGGTAAAAACTCCGATTCAACGAATCCATTTCAAATAGAGAATATGGCAGAAGCTTTGGAATCCTTTTGCCGTTTAAATGATCTCGACAACACTTACATCTTTGGATATAGTATGGGAGGATATGTCGCTTTATACCATAATATATGCTACCCTCAAAGAACACAAAAAATTGTTTGTCTGGCTACCAAATTTGATTGGAATCCCGAATCCGCTCAAAAAGAAGCAAACATTTTAACAGCCCAAAACATTCTTGATAATTTTCCGGGATTTGCAAATCTGCTTCAACAAAGACATGGTGCACATTGGGAAAGCGTCCTTGAGAAAACTGCAAACATGATGACAAGTTTAGGAGACAAACCTATATTGGATAAAAATAATCTTATAAAAATTAGTGCAACGTGTTTATTGTTATTAGGCGACAAAGATCATATGGTTAGTAAAGAAGAAACAATGTTAGCAGCTGAAGCCATTCCTAATTGCAATTTTATAACATTGGAAAACACCATTCATCCTATGGAAAAGGTAGATTCAAAAAAACTTTTAACAATATTAATTCAATTCTTACAAAGCTAA
- a CDS encoding isoaspartyl peptidase/L-asparaginase yields MKKFSIAIHGGAGTLLKSEMNPKSESKYREALSKALAKGYFILESGGSALDAVTASVVYLEDCPLFNAGKGSVFTSKGTQEMDASIMDGKTQDAGAVAMVRRIKNPVLLARTVLEKSEHLMLAGKGAELFAKKQGIKRVSEDYFFTKQRYKQLLVAKENNEITLDHDSRKFGTVGAVAFDQQNCLAAATSTGGMTNKKFGRIGDTPIIGSGTWADNSTCAISCTGSGEYFMRMNVAFHVACIMKYAKLSLEESVHKVIHELLPTINGDGGLIAVDANGNLCLDFNTEGMYRAYQKNGEKAVISIFKEEK; encoded by the coding sequence GTGAAAAAATTTAGTATTGCAATACATGGCGGTGCCGGAACGCTGCTGAAGTCGGAAATGAATCCCAAATCTGAAAGCAAATATCGCGAAGCCTTGTCAAAGGCGCTTGCCAAAGGATATTTTATCCTTGAAAGTGGCGGCTCCGCTTTAGATGCGGTGACTGCAAGTGTGGTTTATCTGGAAGATTGCCCTTTGTTTAATGCAGGCAAAGGTTCTGTCTTTACCTCCAAGGGTACGCAGGAAATGGATGCATCGATCATGGATGGAAAGACTCAGGACGCAGGAGCTGTAGCCATGGTTCGAAGAATTAAAAATCCGGTGCTGCTTGCCAGAACTGTTTTGGAGAAATCTGAACATTTGATGCTTGCCGGCAAAGGCGCTGAATTGTTTGCGAAAAAACAAGGTATTAAAAGAGTATCTGAAGATTATTTTTTTACAAAGCAAAGATACAAACAGTTGTTAGTTGCAAAAGAAAATAATGAAATTACCCTCGATCACGACTCCCGTAAATTCGGGACAGTTGGGGCAGTTGCTTTTGATCAACAAAATTGCCTTGCCGCCGCCACATCTACTGGTGGCATGACCAATAAAAAATTCGGACGCATCGGCGATACACCCATCATTGGTTCCGGAACCTGGGCTGATAATTCAACATGTGCTATTTCTTGCACCGGATCGGGTGAATATTTTATGCGTATGAATGTAGCCTTTCACGTTGCCTGTATTATGAAATACGCTAAATTAAGTTTGGAGGAATCAGTGCACAAAGTCATCCACGAATTATTGCCCACTATCAATGGGGATGGCGGATTAATTGCAGTTGATGCAAATGGTAATTTATGTCTTGATTTTAATACCGAAGGCATGTATCGGGCGTATCAAAAAAATGGTGAAAAAGCGGTAATTAGTATATTTAAAGAAGAAAAATAA
- a CDS encoding CHAP domain-containing protein — MAKIISIGLFILLFHRCFGQSVQSPCISCIYLDELGVIEQGGANKGQRVEEYLKAAGGKAGQPWCAAFVKWVFDQAGIQTTINVYSPTAQNKKNLIWAKKQSLKTPQSGDVFCLYYPKLKRIGHTGFYHRQINKSIYESVEGNSNDSGSREGIGVFKLKKRSLNATYSISRWTSD, encoded by the coding sequence ATGGCAAAAATTATTTCTATTGGTCTTTTTATACTGCTTTTTCATCGCTGCTTTGGTCAGTCTGTACAAAGCCCATGTATAAGTTGCATCTACCTCGATGAGCTCGGTGTGATAGAACAAGGAGGAGCAAATAAAGGGCAGCGCGTTGAAGAATATTTAAAAGCAGCAGGCGGCAAAGCAGGTCAGCCCTGGTGCGCTGCTTTTGTAAAATGGGTATTCGACCAGGCCGGTATTCAAACGACAATCAATGTTTATAGTCCGACCGCACAAAATAAAAAAAACCTTATATGGGCCAAAAAGCAATCCCTAAAAACGCCGCAGAGTGGCGATGTGTTTTGCCTGTATTACCCAAAATTAAAGCGCATCGGACATACGGGATTCTACCATCGTCAAATCAACAAAAGCATTTACGAATCTGTTGAAGGCAACTCAAATGATAGCGGAAGTCGAGAAGGCATCGGAGTATTTAAACTGAAAAAGCGAAGCCTCAATGCAACATACTCTATCAGCCGTTGGACGTCAGATTAA
- a CDS encoding DNA polymerase III subunit alpha — MQLSVHSYFSLRYGTLSPEQLAKEAARLEIGVLPLTDINNCSAAFAFAQACEREGVRPIYGLEFRQHGKHLYTALAKNAEGIAEINRQLSRLSLESIEVRAPEWQHCFVIYRKAPCEPTALRDYEYIGIKPAEVPALFSSSLRPHVDKLVVFCPVSFLDGQGFRTHKLLRCIDLNIVIGKLEASDCAAGDEVFFSPAQIREIFSQYPRIVRNTEAILDECRFEMPSDDINNRRCFTGAPEGDYKLLAKLAFQGCRRRYGAHNDRATDRVRRELQVIHRLGFSAYFLITWDIVRYAQSAGYYHVGRGSGANSIVAFCLFITDVDPLELDLYFERFINPHRTSPPDFDIDFSWSERDDVTEYIFERYGREYTALLATYNSFKGKSIVRALGKVFGLPKADIDTIIDHPKATDKHHPFSKHIFHYGKQIEKFPNYLSIHAGGIIISERPLHYHTALQQMPKGFPITHFDMYGAEDLRFHKYDILSQRGLGHIKDAVDLVRHNQGKSIEIHDIQSIKTNERVRTQLRSGQCIGCFYIESPAMRGLLTKLHCDNYVHLVAASSIIRPGVAQSGMMREYIERFHHPEKVEYLHPIFKEHLQETFGVMVYQEDVMKIVHHFAGLDLDESDVLRRIMTGKRKSSDTFRNLMEKYFRNCKERGYPDALTHEVWRQIESFSGYSFCKAHSASFAVESFQSLYLKAHFPLEFMVAVINNFGGFYNAELYIHEARMHGAQIKAPCVNNSQYLTSIVGKTIWIGFIHIHSIEQSIAQRIVRERKHNGPYTDLDDFIRRVPMGREQLLLLIRIGAFSFTGMQKAELMWQKNAVPEMGKLQAVPSYLFADGSEEFEIPKLEEGPFDQVFDEIELLGFPLCSPFDLLEEKPAHSILAKDMKKYNRSQTRMLGYYVTQKPVRTKQGKLMAFGTWVDPEGAFFDSTHFPPSLERYPFMGRGCYVLQGKITEDFEFPSLEVESMKKLPYVKDQRY, encoded by the coding sequence ATGCAACTTTCGGTGCACTCCTATTTCTCACTGCGTTACGGAACCCTGTCGCCTGAACAATTGGCGAAGGAGGCGGCGCGGCTGGAAATAGGGGTTTTACCGCTGACCGACATCAACAACTGTTCGGCTGCCTTTGCCTTTGCGCAAGCATGTGAGCGGGAGGGTGTCCGGCCGATTTACGGACTGGAATTCCGGCAGCATGGAAAACATCTTTACACTGCCCTGGCTAAAAACGCCGAAGGCATTGCAGAGATCAACCGGCAGCTTAGTCGTTTATCGCTGGAAAGCATCGAAGTAAGGGCCCCTGAATGGCAACATTGTTTCGTCATTTACCGGAAGGCCCCTTGTGAACCAACAGCCTTGAGGGATTATGAATATATAGGAATAAAGCCCGCGGAAGTACCTGCCCTTTTTTCTTCGTCCTTGCGTCCTCACGTGGACAAGCTCGTAGTCTTTTGCCCGGTTAGTTTCCTTGACGGGCAGGGCTTTCGCACGCATAAACTCTTGCGTTGTATTGATCTGAACATCGTCATCGGTAAACTCGAAGCATCAGACTGCGCAGCCGGTGATGAAGTATTTTTTTCCCCGGCGCAGATCCGCGAAATATTTTCGCAGTATCCACGCATCGTCCGCAACACCGAGGCCATTTTGGACGAATGCCGATTTGAGATGCCGTCAGACGACATCAACAACAGACGTTGTTTTACCGGAGCACCGGAAGGCGACTATAAATTATTAGCCAAACTTGCTTTTCAGGGATGCCGCAGACGCTACGGCGCACACAATGACCGCGCCACGGACCGTGTGCGCCGGGAGCTGCAGGTCATCCACCGGCTTGGGTTTAGCGCGTATTTTCTCATCACCTGGGACATTGTGCGCTATGCCCAATCTGCCGGTTATTACCACGTTGGGCGCGGCAGTGGCGCCAATTCCATCGTCGCTTTTTGTCTTTTCATCACCGACGTAGATCCACTCGAACTCGACCTTTATTTTGAACGCTTCATCAACCCGCACCGTACCAGTCCGCCGGATTTCGACATCGATTTTTCCTGGAGCGAACGCGATGATGTAACGGAGTACATCTTCGAACGCTATGGTCGCGAGTATACAGCCCTGCTGGCCACTTACAACAGCTTCAAGGGAAAATCAATCGTGCGCGCACTCGGAAAAGTATTCGGTTTACCCAAAGCCGACATTGATACCATCATCGACCATCCCAAAGCCACAGACAAACACCATCCCTTTTCAAAACACATCTTTCATTATGGAAAACAGATTGAAAAATTTCCCAACTATCTTTCGATTCATGCAGGCGGTATCATCATTTCTGAACGGCCGCTTCACTATCACACCGCCCTTCAACAAATGCCCAAGGGCTTTCCCATTACCCATTTTGATATGTACGGGGCAGAGGACCTGCGTTTTCACAAGTACGACATCCTGAGTCAGCGAGGACTCGGACATATCAAAGACGCCGTTGATCTCGTGCGGCACAACCAGGGAAAAAGTATAGAAATTCACGACATCCAATCCATTAAAACAAATGAACGCGTGCGCACGCAATTGCGATCGGGCCAATGCATAGGATGTTTTTATATCGAATCGCCCGCCATGCGCGGACTGCTCACGAAACTACATTGCGACAACTATGTACATCTCGTTGCGGCGAGCAGTATCATTCGCCCCGGCGTTGCTCAATCGGGTATGATGCGAGAATATATCGAGCGCTTCCACCATCCCGAAAAAGTAGAATATCTGCATCCTATATTTAAAGAACATCTACAGGAAACATTCGGCGTCATGGTTTATCAGGAAGACGTGATGAAGATCGTACATCACTTTGCGGGACTGGATCTGGATGAGTCGGATGTCCTGCGCAGAATTATGACGGGAAAACGCAAGAGCTCTGATACTTTCCGCAATCTGATGGAAAAATATTTTAGAAACTGTAAAGAGCGCGGATACCCCGATGCCCTCACACACGAAGTCTGGCGCCAGATTGAAAGTTTCAGTGGTTATTCTTTTTGCAAAGCCCATTCCGCTTCCTTTGCGGTTGAGTCTTTTCAAAGCCTTTACCTGAAAGCGCATTTCCCGCTGGAATTCATGGTTGCGGTGATCAACAACTTCGGAGGATTTTACAATGCAGAATTGTACATTCACGAAGCCCGCATGCACGGTGCGCAAATCAAAGCACCCTGCGTGAATAACAGCCAATACCTCACAAGCATTGTGGGCAAAACCATTTGGATAGGCTTTATACATATACATTCAATTGAACAATCCATTGCACAACGCATCGTCAGAGAACGAAAACACAATGGCCCATATACGGATCTCGACGATTTCATCCGCAGAGTACCAATGGGTCGCGAGCAATTACTGCTGCTCATTCGCATCGGCGCCTTCTCTTTTACCGGCATGCAAAAAGCTGAACTCATGTGGCAGAAAAATGCAGTTCCCGAAATGGGAAAATTGCAGGCTGTACCCTCTTATTTATTTGCCGACGGCAGCGAAGAGTTTGAAATCCCAAAACTTGAAGAAGGGCCTTTTGATCAGGTCTTCGACGAAATTGAATTGCTGGGCTTTCCGCTTTGCAGTCCGTTTGATCTGTTGGAAGAAAAACCTGCTCACTCGATCCTTGCTAAAGACATGAAAAAGTACAATCGGAGTCAGACCCGAATGCTGGGGTATTACGTCACCCAAAAGCCTGTACGCACCAAACAGGGTAAGCTCATGGCTTTCGGCACCTGGGTCGATCCTGAGGGCGCCTTTTTCGACAGTACTCATTTTCCGCCTTCACTCGAACGCTATCCCTTTATGGGCCGCGGCTGTTATGTCCTTCAGGGGAAAATTACGGAAGACTTTGAATTTCCAAGTTTGGAAGTGGAGTCAATGAAGAAACTGCCGTATGTAAAGGATCAGCGATATTAA
- a CDS encoding alpha/beta hydrolase: MVLFTAAICILYLLGLMSVYILINPIVFKTERTSKYETPSSKRIEHLEIQLPGNQHLSAVLYKTSSIQKGVILFLHGVRGNLDRFQFQSQQFVSRGYSVLLPDYRGYGKSKGELSETSLTEDVTACLDWLAKRHREDSIIIYAMDFLVPIACYVNTMLPARLLILENPVYSLRSWIKFRYPAFFLPYELKYDFNTYEYLHDCLSPVYVIRPNKKAACTLIEAQNLKLLLKDPDTFIQLDDRPNENIYELESFQNHLDRILNFESL, from the coding sequence ATGGTACTTTTTACTGCAGCTATCTGCATATTGTATCTTCTAGGCTTGATGTCCGTATACATCCTCATTAATCCAATTGTATTTAAAACTGAACGCACTTCTAAATATGAGACTCCCAGCTCCAAGAGAATCGAACATTTAGAAATTCAATTACCCGGAAACCAACACTTATCTGCCGTATTGTATAAAACAAGCAGCATACAAAAAGGGGTAATCCTCTTTTTACATGGGGTGAGAGGTAATCTCGATCGCTTCCAATTCCAAAGCCAACAATTTGTTTCGCGCGGATATTCCGTATTACTTCCAGACTATCGGGGATATGGAAAAAGTAAAGGTGAGCTTTCAGAAACCAGTCTAACCGAAGACGTCACCGCTTGCCTGGATTGGTTGGCAAAACGCCATCGCGAAGACAGTATTATCATTTATGCTATGGACTTTCTGGTACCGATTGCCTGTTATGTAAATACCATGTTACCTGCAAGATTGTTGATATTAGAAAATCCGGTTTATTCATTAAGAAGCTGGATCAAATTTCGTTATCCCGCATTTTTCCTTCCCTATGAACTAAAATATGATTTTAATACTTATGAATATCTCCACGATTGCTTAAGTCCGGTATATGTCATTAGACCCAACAAAAAAGCGGCCTGCACCCTCATCGAAGCTCAAAATTTGAAATTATTGCTCAAAGATCCTGATACCTTTATCCAATTAGACGACAGACCGAATGAAAACATTTATGAGTTGGAAAGTTTCCAAAATCATTTAGATCGAATATTGAATTTTGAATCTTTATGA
- a CDS encoding right-handed parallel beta-helix repeat-containing protein, producing MKIYCFIISLLVTTYCLQAQTTLNVGPGRTYANPVTAAAAAKPGDTILIHPANYRGPFFISNLKGRRDAFIFIKGTNRDQVIFDGGSESLHFSDAEFIHISNITVRGQTGNGMNIDDAGSLESPTKHVILDNCVFRDMAASGNNDLLKLSGLDSFIIRHCHFENGATGGSGIDMVGCHAGTIRNNRFIQLGSNSIQAKGASSEIEILSNHFTNGGQRTLNLGGSTGSAFFRPAGANYEARNILAAANIIEGSVTPVAFVGSRNVRFINNTIIRPERWILRILQESSDTSFYLSSANNSFINNIVVVNNSLSTDVNIGPNTSPTTFKFSNNLWYHLDNANWRGPQLPVIETQGIVQMNPQFMNLLNGDYRLLSNSPAIGKGKLEINVKEDYSGKFYLNPPSIGAYEGGLATSTHQDKSNNVLIYPNPFDDVLHVQDILGTAHLQIYDLRGNLHFQTHLDSASHVIDLENLCAGFYMLKLKFRDGEIIRKLVKY from the coding sequence ATGAAAATTTACTGCTTTATTATAAGTTTGTTGGTAACTACTTATTGTTTGCAGGCCCAAACAACATTAAATGTAGGCCCGGGAAGGACTTATGCCAATCCGGTGACTGCCGCTGCTGCTGCTAAACCCGGAGATACGATACTCATTCATCCAGCCAACTACAGAGGTCCCTTTTTTATTAGCAATTTAAAAGGAAGGCGGGATGCCTTTATTTTTATCAAAGGAACAAATAGAGACCAGGTCATTTTTGATGGCGGGAGTGAATCTCTGCATTTTAGTGATGCAGAATTTATACACATATCTAATATTACGGTACGCGGTCAAACCGGAAATGGAATGAATATAGATGATGCAGGTAGTTTGGAAAGTCCAACGAAACACGTCATCCTTGACAACTGCGTTTTTCGCGATATGGCCGCAAGTGGAAATAATGATTTACTAAAATTATCGGGACTGGATTCTTTCATCATCAGGCATTGTCATTTTGAAAACGGCGCAACAGGAGGTAGCGGAATCGATATGGTGGGTTGCCATGCGGGGACCATCCGCAATAATCGATTTATTCAACTGGGAAGTAATAGCATTCAGGCTAAAGGGGCATCCAGTGAAATCGAAATCCTGTCCAACCATTTTACCAATGGCGGTCAACGCACTTTAAATTTAGGTGGGAGCACGGGCAGTGCATTCTTCAGACCAGCGGGTGCCAATTATGAAGCGAGAAACATTCTCGCGGCCGCCAATATTATAGAGGGATCAGTAACTCCCGTAGCTTTTGTGGGAAGCCGCAATGTGCGTTTTATCAACAATACGATCATCAGACCCGAAAGATGGATCCTTAGAATTCTACAGGAAAGTAGCGATACCAGTTTTTACCTAAGTAGTGCCAACAATAGTTTTATTAACAACATTGTCGTTGTGAATAATTCTCTTTCGACGGATGTCAATATAGGCCCCAATACGAGTCCGACTACTTTTAAATTTTCTAATAACCTTTGGTATCATCTCGATAATGCCAATTGGCGCGGGCCGCAATTGCCCGTCATAGAAACACAAGGAATTGTGCAGATGAATCCTCAGTTTATGAATTTGCTGAATGGAGATTACCGATTGTTATCTAATTCGCCGGCGATAGGAAAAGGAAAATTGGAAATTAACGTCAAGGAAGACTATTCCGGAAAATTTTATTTAAACCCACCATCTATAGGCGCGTATGAAGGTGGTTTAGCTACTTCTACTCACCAAGATAAATCAAATAATGTGTTGATTTATCCGAATCCGTTTGATGATGTTTTGCACGTTCAAGATATATTAGGTACAGCTCATCTTCAAATCTATGATCTGCGCGGAAATTTGCATTTCCAAACTCATTTAGATTCTGCATCACATGTAATTGATCTGGAAAATTTGTGTGCCGGATTTTATATGCTAAAATTAAAGTTTAGGGATGGTGAAATTATTAGAAAGCTAGTGAAATATTGA
- a CDS encoding DegT/DnrJ/EryC1/StrS family aminotransferase, giving the protein MGQEEWEACKGPIFSGWMTQGPQVAAFEKRFAEIHQVNHAIAVSNCTTALHLALVALGVGPGDEVIVPAFTWVSTANAAMYCGAKPVFVDIDLESFNMDPAQIEAKRSSKTKAIIPVHLFGLCAEMDAIKSVSEGLRIIEDGACAAGAQYHSIPAGGLGDIGCFSFHPRKSVTTGEGGMLTTNDDKLAEILNRLRNHGASISEEQRHKGPKPYILPEFEMVGYNYRMTDLQGAVGNVQLEKLDAFIRYRDQWAGFYEDAFRNISWIKTPKTPQGFRHGWQSYVLFIDESQSPIQRNELMEILQNKGIATRPGTHAVHMLQFYKNTFGIQVNDFPNARKADQQSMSIPLHNLMEEEDFHYIAECIQSVNRI; this is encoded by the coding sequence ATGGGTCAGGAGGAATGGGAAGCTTGTAAAGGTCCCATTTTTTCTGGATGGATGACGCAGGGGCCCCAGGTAGCTGCTTTTGAGAAGCGATTTGCGGAGATCCATCAGGTCAATCATGCCATTGCAGTTTCCAATTGTACGACCGCTTTGCATTTAGCTTTAGTCGCACTTGGTGTTGGTCCTGGAGATGAGGTGATCGTGCCTGCATTTACCTGGGTTTCAACTGCAAATGCAGCTATGTATTGTGGTGCAAAACCGGTGTTTGTCGATATCGATTTGGAAAGTTTTAATATGGATCCTGCTCAAATTGAGGCCAAACGTTCATCAAAAACAAAAGCGATCATCCCTGTTCATCTTTTTGGCCTGTGTGCAGAAATGGATGCCATCAAATCCGTTAGCGAAGGACTACGCATCATCGAAGATGGGGCCTGTGCCGCAGGAGCCCAATACCATTCAATCCCGGCAGGAGGTTTGGGTGATATAGGCTGTTTCTCGTTTCACCCCAGAAAATCGGTAACTACCGGAGAAGGCGGCATGTTGACGACAAATGATGATAAGCTGGCAGAAATTCTCAACAGACTTCGCAACCATGGCGCTTCTATTTCTGAAGAACAAAGACATAAAGGTCCAAAACCCTATATACTTCCTGAATTCGAAATGGTAGGCTACAATTACCGAATGACAGATTTGCAAGGAGCTGTTGGCAATGTTCAACTGGAAAAATTAGATGCATTCATTCGTTATAGAGACCAATGGGCCGGTTTTTATGAAGATGCCTTTCGAAATATTTCCTGGATAAAAACTCCAAAAACACCGCAGGGATTCAGGCATGGATGGCAGTCATATGTTTTATTTATTGACGAAAGCCAATCACCAATTCAAAGAAATGAACTTATGGAAATTCTACAAAATAAAGGAATTGCTACCCGACCCGGCACCCATGCAGTGCATATGTTGCAATTTTACAAAAATACATTTGGTATTCAGGTAAATGACTTTCCTAACGCTCGTAAGGCTGATCAACAAAGTATGTCCATCCCATTACACAATCTGATGGAAGAAGAGGATTTTCATTACATTGCTGAATGCATTCAGTCAGTAAATCGAATTTAA
- the trmB gene encoding tRNA (guanosine(46)-N7)-methyltransferase TrmB, with translation MSKRSKLEKFAENLHFANVLENFSFEDPRLFSNPDTPVDYKAQWKSRYFNNTNELVLELACGRGEYSIGLAQQFPHKNFIGIDIKGARIWKGAKAALTEGLRNLAFVRTRIELLPYFFGNSEVDEIWITFPDPFLRKSKAEKRLTSNSFLNIYKAVLKQGALLHLKTDDPDLYAFSLESIEQHPCYKILYNNDSIYDSALSIPELNLKTYYERMHLEKGRKIKYIRFEYYSC, from the coding sequence ATGAGCAAGCGCAGTAAACTTGAAAAATTTGCAGAAAATTTACACTTTGCAAATGTACTCGAGAATTTTAGTTTCGAAGATCCCAGATTATTCAGTAATCCTGACACTCCAGTTGACTATAAAGCTCAATGGAAATCAAGGTATTTCAACAATACAAATGAACTAGTTCTTGAGCTGGCCTGTGGCCGCGGCGAATACAGTATTGGATTGGCACAACAGTTTCCTCATAAAAATTTTATTGGTATAGATATAAAAGGTGCACGCATTTGGAAAGGAGCCAAAGCAGCGTTGACAGAAGGCCTAAGGAATCTTGCATTTGTAAGAACCCGAATTGAGCTACTACCTTACTTTTTTGGAAATTCAGAAGTCGATGAAATATGGATTACTTTTCCGGACCCCTTTCTTCGAAAGAGCAAAGCAGAAAAACGATTGACATCAAATAGTTTTCTCAATATTTACAAAGCAGTACTAAAACAGGGCGCTCTGCTTCATTTAAAAACAGATGACCCGGATCTATATGCATTTAGCCTTGAATCTATTGAACAACACCCATGCTATAAGATTTTATACAACAATGATTCTATATATGATTCAGCATTAAGTATTCCCGAACTAAATCTTAAAACCTATTACGAACGCATGCATTTGGAAAAAGGAAGAAAAATAAAATACATTCGATTTGAATATTATAGTTGTTAG